The Oncorhynchus mykiss isolate Arlee chromosome 20, USDA_OmykA_1.1, whole genome shotgun sequence genomic sequence CAAATGGAAATTGCTTTGGGAAATGTGTAtttccttttttgttgttgaaaaccAATAAAATGATGACAAAAACACAAGTGTGGCTTGACTGTGATGTATACGCGCAGTATgtgaggtacagacagacagagactagtgCTGAAAGATGATAGGTGTTTTATTCATGTTTATTCATGTCCTATTAACTTTATACAGATCTCAGTTACAGTACAGTGTATGGGGTTGGTTGAGGGGAAGGAAGGTTTGTGGTTGAGGTATCCAGAGAACTCTTCAGGGGTGAGTGGAGAGATGGTAGAGTCCATGTAGGGATGGCGGGGGAGTGGGGACATGGTATAGTCCAGGTCGGGGGATTATTTCAAAAGGCTCTTTCCGAAAGACTTGGCCTTGTCTGCAGCACTGTCCTTGGCTGCATTGGCTGCTACCCCTTTCACCGCATCAGTCACCATTTCACCAATACCTGGAGAAACAACCACATCATCAGACACCATTCCAACAATGCATACAAAGACATCGGACTCCCAACAGAATCATTATACAGCTTACACCTGGGTCGCATTCAGGAGGCTGCAACATACTGAATGTTGTAGATAGGAATTCAATGAATAAAGTTGAcattgtgggtgtgtgtctagatcagcggtgtcaaactcatttttcCCCGGGGGCCGCATTCTGTCTTCAACGAGGTCCGGAGGGTCACACTGAACATTAGTTATATTTCCTCGCCATCAAAATTAGCAAAAAACTGTCCCACTATCCATTGTTTTTGGAATTTTCGATGGTCCCTtactgtctagctttcatttctGTGATTATTAGTGAGCTCTACACAGTCAAGAAACTATGTGGGTCTATTATAATTTCCACACAGTTTGGATTTGGTTTTAGTTATTTGAAAGTATACTGAGTTACTTTCGTTTGACATCCCTGATCGAGACCCATACAGGTGAGGCTACATGACCGTGTTAGCATTGTAACTCAGAATAGACAGATCACCTTGATCTTTCTTTGGTTCCTTCGTTCCTCCTCCGATCATATCTCCCACCTTCCCCTTCACCACACCagctggacagagggagagagagagagagggggctgtcAAACATGCACCTTCTGTCTCGACATGAGACATTTGGTGGAATTAAATCGTATGTCTCGTTAGGGAGAATGTATCAGCTGGAACTCATGATGTGATGCCACAGAATCTTTGTTTATTTTTTCCCTTTCTGATAGAAATTAGCTCCCACACTTTTAAATCTAGACAAATCCAACTGAACATTTTGAAACATGAGCAGTGCCATAAAGTACAGATCCAAGATTTTTTTCTCTTCCTTATTTGATTTAAGAATGTTGTTGGCTCATCAACTGCAGATGCGCTTAAAATTCCAAAGTCCAGATTGAACATTTTGAAGGCTGATAACACAACAGTGAACACTAAAATCAAAGCAAAACTGCATATTACTGCATATAAACATCATTTTTgctgtgtgtttggttttaaacGATTCATTCTCCACATGAATGTCCCCCATCATTCAACCACGTAAACAAACACCTTTACCAATTTATCTTATAGATGCCTTTTTCTCACCTGCTTTGTCGATGACCGCATCCACCTGTTTCCCTGATCCTTTCAGAAGATCCATCTCTGCCTGTTCTGTACTCGGCGGTAGAGTGTGTGAGAACTTTTggatgtgggtgggtgtgtgtgtgtgcattggttTATATGAGGTTGGGAGAGCTGCTTAGAGGCCACCCCTCCATCACACACCCctcaagtcacacacacacaccctcagggTGCGCAATGCTTTTGTTGTTGGTGTCCATATGAAAACTTGTTGTCAGTGGAAATGCCCAGCAGCGGAACTGTAAATACCGTAGGTGGGAGAGGCCTCCTAACTTTATTAGGATCCTCAAAATTAGTTTGAACTGAGGACCCAAAAATGATAAAGGATATGCAGATACTTGGACTTGGGagtcacacatgcacgcacatacacacacaatccctATTCACTTCATAGATATCCATAATGTGAAGATGCAAATGACACATTATTAGATGCAATTAATACATGAATAATTCATTTATTTGATATAAAGATGCATGGGAAACAGGAAATACTGGATGTGATGTCCTGGGAGGTTACCAGACCTTTTGACTGACCGTCAAAACAGCTCAGCTATAAAAACAAACACAACGATACATGGGCCAAGCCAAAAACCAGCATAGAACACACTCCGTACCAGGACAGTTCTCTCATAGATtgtttctctgtgtttgtgtggattCCTTAGGGGTGTTGgctgtacgtatgtatgtatgtatgtatgtatgtgtgtgagagtgtgagaaagTGACACCTACCACGCCTAGGTGTGGCTCCTCTCCATTCCACCTCTGGCAAGACACTCATCTGTTTTAATGTCTTCTGGCGCAGGATCTAAGTGTGTGTGGAGCAGTTAAGGACTTGTCTGTGAATGGAACATTGGACTGGTTACATGTCATCCTGAAAGATCATTAAAACACTAATGGCTCTATTCAAACCATATCGCTAAAGTTCAGCgttaccagtggtggaaaaagtacccacttgtcatacttgagtaaaagtaaggataccttaatagaaaatgattcaAGTTAAAGGGAAAGTCACCCAGCAAAATCCTACTTGGTTAAAAGTCTAAAAGAATttgcttttaaatatacttaagtatcaaaagtaaaagtataaatcattttacattctttatattaagcaaaccatatgacatgattttcttgttttgaacatttacagatagccagtggCACGCTCCAGCACTCAGATATAAATGACAAACGaagcagatcagaggcagtagggatgaccagggatgttctcttgacaagtgcatgaatttgacccttttcctgttctgctaagcatttgaaatgtaacaagtgcttttgggtgtcagggaaaatgtatggagtaaaaagtacttttttaaattttttttaggaattatttgattttgatttgatttagtaggatccccattagcctaCGCCAATGACGACAGCTTATGTTGCTGGGGTCCACCAAATAACGGAAAAAACGTTACAGACAAAaaactttacaatttacatacgtTTAAAAATGTGTAGTGTATGTGcgtctatcagttacacatacctgtcagtacatacacacaacaagtaggtcacatgggggagaggcattgtgccgcgagctgttgctttatttgtttttttaaaccaggtttgctgttcactttcTCTATACGAGATGGAAAGGCGTTCCATGCAATCATGTCTCTATATAATATGGTACGTTTCCTTGAATTGTatcatatatataataaatagtaaattacagatacccaaaaaaacctacttaagtactttaaagAATTTTTACTTAAAGTACTTTAGACCACTGAACGTTACAGCGTGatagaaatttaaaggcaatgttgcCTCGTTGGGGGAGACTGCATCACTGTAAACGCTGCGTATGTCGGCTCAAtctgaaattacctttacatttataTTGCGCAATCTATGACACCAGTGatacagactgaatagagccctaGGACTGGGCTCAATGACACTAGAGGTTCTACGTTGGCTTTGTTTTCTTCCTGACCTCTTAACCAGTTGCGCTGCGTGGGTAAAATCATTGGGGAGGCCAGGCTGACAgtaaaaagccatattacaacctacagcaccagtcaaaagtttggacacacctactcattcaagggtttttctttatttgaactattttctgcattgtagaataatagtgaagacatcaaaactatgaaataacacaaaaggaatcatgtagtaaccaaaaaattgttaatcaaaatatattttatatttgagattcttcaaagtagccacactcttggcgttctctcaaccagcttcatgaggtagtcacctggaatgcatttcaattcacaggtgtgccttgttaaatgttaatttgtggaatttctttccgccttaatgcgtttgagccaatcagttgcattgtcacaaggtagggttggtatacagaagatagccctatttggtaaaagaccaagtccatattatggcaagaacagctcaaataagcaaagagaaatgacagtccatcattactttaagacatgaaggtcagtcaatgcgaaacatttcaagaactttgaaagtttcttcaagtgcaatcgcaaaaaccatcaagtgctcatgaggaccgccacaggaaaggcagacccagagttacctctgctgcagaggataaattcattataGTTAACAGccacagaaattgcagcccaaataaatgcttcacagagtacaagtaacagacacatctcaacatcaactgttcagaggagacttcgtgaatatattttatttattttattttacctttgtttaaccaggtaggcaagttgagaacaagttctcatttacaactgcgacccggccaagataaagcaaagcagttcgacacatacaacaacacagagttacacatggagtaaaacaaacatacagtcaataatacagtacaaaaacaagtctatatacaatgtgagcaaatgaggtaagataagggaggtaaaggcaataaaaaggccacagtggcgaagtaaatacaatatagcaattaaaaactCTGGAATTGTAGATTTGCAGTAGGTGAATGTGAAAAGTAGAAATCCTGGGGTGCaagggagcaaaataaataaatacagtcggGGATGAGGTaattgtttgggctatttatagatgggctatgtacaggtgcagtgagctgtgagctgctctgacagctggtgcttaaagctggtgagggagataagtgtttatAGTTTCAGTGAATCAGGccgtcatggtcaaattgctgcaaagaaaccacttttaaaggacaccaaaaataagaagagactttcttggttcaagaaacacgagcaatggacattagatcggtggaaatctgtcctttggtctgatgagtccaaatgtgggatttttggttccaaccgacgCAGATTAAGTGAAGGGATGATCTCTGCatctgtggttcccaccgtgaagcttggaagaggaggtgtgatgttgtgggggtgctttactggtgacactgtcagtgatttatttagaattcaaggcacacttaaccggcatggctaacacagcattctgcagtgatatgccatcccatctgttttgagcttagtgagactatcatttgtttttttaacaggacaatgacccaacacacctccaggctgtgtaagggctatttgaccaagaaggagagtgatggagtgctgcatcagatgacctggcctccacaatcatctgacctcaacccgattgagatggttTTCGATGAGtaggaccgcagagtaaaggaaagcagccaacaagtgctcagcatatgtgggaactccttcaagactgttggaaaagcattccaggtgaagctggttgagagaatgctaagagtgtgcaaagctgtcatcaaggcaaagggaggctactctGAAGaactcaaatataacatatttgtTAAACGCTATATTTGTTAAACAAAGTGTTTAAATATTTGTTAAACGCTTCTTTgcttactgcatgattccatatgtgttatttcatagttttgatgtcttaagataaaaataaagaaaaacccttgaatgagttgttgtgtccaaacttttgactggtactgtatacgtAACAAAATACCTGTAATAAACTCAAATGTAAAACAAATGTACTTTTGTCCTCCGGAGAGGGGAGTAGGTGGATGTGCCAATAAtaattgactggtactgtatatctcgtGATAATTGCATtatttgctctataacctgttagttcatattcCTTGAGGCctaaggctgagacaataagaagacacattgtccagaataaattcaaccacacctttgtttcatcataAAACGGAGAGcaacctaattgctcctgtaagttgctctggataagattgtctgctaaatatatatatatttttgaaagtATGACTCCAATGCACCATGCCagttagttaacattagcctactgcatctactgtagctacatgttgaacttccatccgcACAGGCCAGgagcacaatgtatgaatttatggttggattaGAATCAGAGTTATAAttattggccagtacggagaattaaacAAAAGttcaaatccctatctccatccatggatCATTTAGAAAAGGgctgattttagctagctaaccaccggaggacaatgacacaacgagatgcaaaaaaaaaattacattttttctTCTCATGaaatgtgattggtgtgaagccaaatccaagctggcttcccttgAAACGTTTTtttggtgcacacacacacacacacacacacacacacacacacacacacacagagttttgTATTGCTGTCCTTGTGGATACCAAAGAATTGATTCCAATCCAAAATCATATTTTGGATTGGGATAAAAGGAATGGGATAAAAGGCCCAGCCTTTTTTAAATCCAGGACATGGGAACATAACCAGGCTCTCCCTCCCCGGGGCTAAACAACCTCCAATCGGCCACCGAAGGGATGGTCACCTTCGGAGCATTAGAACCATGGTTCTGAAGGACCCACAACCCTCGAAACAGCCCATTTCTAAATATCCGCACGGGTCTAGAAGTTTGCCAACGTTCCCGGATCTCTAGGACATGGTTCTCTGTTTGTCGAAACCCAGGTTTCTCAAATTTCCCCGGTACATGTCTAGTCCATCTGGAACTGAATGGGGTTACTATAGGGCAGGCCAATTGTCGACATAAGCCCTGTCACCCGCATGGCTACCGTGTTGCTCCACCAGATGGGGTCAAATCCCCAACCCCCGTTTTGGTCTTTAACCATTAATAACTCGAAAAAGTAAATGTCCAATCTGGATGGGTTTTTTTTGCATGAAAGGGCACACCTAGATGCACATTTCCATGTAATCAAAACCATTTTTCAATAACATTATATGATATAATTTTGTGTTAGAAGGTGATTAAAATAAGTACAGGGGGTGGGAGGAATAGCTTCCGGGTAGACTGGTCCTATTCGACCAAGGGTAACTGTAGTCCATCACGAGAGAAGGTACCCGTCCAAATTGGAACCTCTAACCCCTCGGGAAGTATTTTGAATCATTTTCTGAAAAATTGGAGTACACGTTTCTCTCCagctgtgcacctggtgattgaacgGGTTACCAGGTgctcatttttttaaattgttaaaAATGCCTTTAGGAGGGTGGAAGGGCTCCAtgcatgggatgggatgggagcaCCCCACACCCGGGCCCAGCCAATAGAGGGCACCCCTGATCATTTTGgaaggtttttaaaaaatcttCAGAAAAAGTCCAAACATCAACAGATTGAACGGGTTACCAGGTGTTGATGGGGGAAATGGCTCCAGGGGCCAGCCCTTGCCAGtaggccaaaaaaaaggggggacagagcagccaacctccacagaggctgccTGCTCTGCCCCCTTGAAGGACAGTGGAACTACAGACCTCCAGGCCTCTAGGCCTACACTCCCTGCCTGGGTCAACACCCCTCTCTCTGGGCCTGAGAGTATAGCATACTCCCTGGAACTACGGCCCTCCAGGCCTCTAGGCCTACACTCCCTAGGTCAACACCCCTCTCTCTGGGCCTGAGAGTATAGCATACTCCCTGGAACTACGGACCTCCAGGCCTCTAGGCCTACACTCCCTAGGTCAAAACCCCTCTCTCTGGGACTGAGAGTATAGCATACTCCCTGGAACTACGGACCTCCAGGCCTCTAGGCCTACACTCCCTAGGTCAACACCACTCTCTCTCGACATAAGTCCCAGCCGGGGCCACCCCCCATTTTAACCTCACCCACCAGGAGAACtggggcacccacacttaagcacccctcctcggacactAAAGTATACAGCTACCCTGTCAGGAACCACGTGCACCTGGTAACCAGCTCCGCTGTCACGAACCACATGCGCCTGGTAACCGGCTGACCCACCCGCTTTCCGCTCAGAGACTCCACACATATGTCCACACATATGGGTTACCAGGTGCTGGTGGAACTTTCCAGCCTTGTCTCCACCTTCACTAGCCtgcttgccctctctctctctctctctctgggcctctGGCCTCTCGTACTCTGGCTCCTGGCCCTTCTCTGTGCACCTGGTAACCGATTAGTAAAGAAGGAGgaaggtggaggaagacgccttccgtccccgACAAAAGCTTAGATCTGACTTGGAATAGATCGCAGCAAATGAGCTGCTCTGCTACTTACATAACCCTGACCCAAAATCAGGTAATCTACGAGTAACATgacagaggctgttcaccttggagacctgctgcagATTTGGGTACGGCCTGgtgcgagatttacaccctctcccctggattttcaagggccagtgAGAGCTCaacggacgccgccggaaccacaacactttccagggcttgggcccctctctcggggcgaacccactCCAGGGAGCCCCGCCATTCACAAAGAAAAGataactctccccggggctcccgccagcttttCTGGGATCGGTTGCGTTACCGCACAGGACGCCTCACGGTGCCCGTCTCCGCCACTCCAGATTCggggaccgactgacccatgttcgactgctgttcacatggaacccttctccacttcggccttcctCCAGATagtctcggcgctccgccagggcccgCCAGGACCATCCAATCGGTTTCACTGTACTGGCcatgtgtacttagacttgcatgatacaagcatatgctactggcaggatcaaccaggtagcacCTCGCAACATAGAGATTCTACCTGGGCGCACTAAGTGGAGAACAGCCAGGTCACGGTCCTACCCGCTCGAGAGGTCTTTGTCTAGCTGGAGGGTTTAGTAGGAACCGCACAACCGAGCCAACAACAGGGTTTGAGAAACAGGGGGCGGATGGAAATGGCTTCAGGGTGGGCTGGGTCCTTTGCGAGGGTAACTGTAGCCCATCACGAGTGAGGGCACCAGTCCAAATTTGTGACCTCTTGCCCCTTGGGAAgtattttttataattttctGAAAAATCTGAAAAATGGTCTCAAAAATTCTAAGTACACgtttctctctttcgctccagAGACTAAGTCTAGCTGTGCGCCTGGTAATTGAATGGGTTACCAGGTGAACATTTTTTAATGCCTTTAGTGGGCTGCTGGAGGTCCATTACCGGGTAGAGAGTACCCCACACCCGGTCCCAGGTAATAGAGGGCACCCCTGGTAATTTTGGttttcccccaaaaaatctgTAAAATTACTGTCCAAACTTCTATCTCATTACATTATGTTCagctgtgcacctggtgattgaacgGGTTACCAGGtgctaattaaaaaaaatgttttaatgccTTTATGGGTGTTCCAGGGCTCCATGCCTGGGTAGGGAGCCACTCCCATTCATTATTGTCCACAAGGGGGTGCCACTGgccattaacttcttatggctgcaggggcactattgagtagcttggatgaaagatgcccagaggtgcccagagtaaacggcctgctcctcagtctcagttgctaatatatgcatattattattaatattggatagaacgcactctgaagtttctaaaaatgtttgaatgatgtctgtgagtataacagaactcatatggcaggcaaaaacctgagaagaaatccaaaccggaagtgagaaatctgaggttggtatattttcaacccaggccctattgaattcacattgggatatgaatgaagttgcacttcctatggcttccactcgatgtcaactgtctttagaaacttgaatgaggcttctactgtgttgtgggactaaataagagctgaatgagtcagcttactggcagagagccatttcctggtcactcgcattccacatgatatcgacttgcaaaggaattctccagttggaactttattgaagatttatgataaaaacatcctaacgattgattctatacttagtttgaaatgtttcttcgacctgtaatataactttttgaagtttttgtccgaggTTTTGTCCAAACgcatgagcgtttggatatgtgtacctaacactaacaaaagtagctactaggacataaataatggacattatcgaacaaatcaagcatttattgtggaactgcgattcctgtgagtgcattctgatgaagatcatcaaaggtaagggaatatttatcatgtaatttctggtttctgttgactccaacatagcagCTAATTTGATTAatcttctgagcgccgtctcagattattgcatggtttgctttttcagtaaagtgttttaaaaatctgacacagcggttgcattaacctgttgcatctctaggggcgctatttcatttttggataaaaaacgttcccgttttaagcgcgatattttgtcacgaaaagatgctcgactatgcatattatgcataagaaaacactctgaagtttcagaatctgcaaagattttgtctgtaagtgccccagaactcattctacaggcgaaaccaagatgatacgtcaaccaggaaatgagcagaatttctgaagctctgttttctaatgtctccttatatggctgtgaatgcgacaggaataagcttagaccttctgccgtttccccaagatgtcggcagcattgtgacgtatttgtaggcatatcattggaagattgaccataagagactacattttccaagtgtccgcctgatgtcctgcgtcgaaactggtgcgcaaagccaggtgcaagtatttttccatttgatagaggggagaaaccatgcttccatgaacgatatatcattgaagagatatgtgaaaaacaccttaaggattgattctaaacaacgtttgccatgttttcagtcgatattatggagttaatttggaaaaaagttcgcgttttgaggactgaattttcgtttttttttggtagccaaatgtgatgtataaaacggagctatttctaatacacaaagaatctttttggaaaaactgagcatctgctatctaactgagtgtatcctcattgaaaacatcagaagttcttcaaaggtaaattattttatttgaaggcttttatgtttttgttgaaatgttgcgtgctggatgctaacgctaatgctaacgctaaatgctacgctagctagctacttttacacaaattattgttttcctatggttgagaagcatattttgaaaatctgagatgacagtgttgtttacaaaaggctaagcttgagagatggcatatttatttcatttcatttgcgattttcatgaatagttaacgttgcgttatggtaatgagcttgagtctgtattcctgataccggatccgggatggggagatcagagaggttaaggagaggcatatctataattccatgtgtataacttgtattatcatctacatttatgatgagtatttctgttgaatcgatgtggctatgcaaaatcactggatgtttttggaactagtgaacgtaaagcgccaatgtaaactcagatttttttatttaaatatgaactttatcaaacaaaacctacatgtattgtgtaacatgaagccctatgagtgtcatctgatgaagatcatcaaaggttagtgattcattttatctctatttgtgctttttgtgactcctctcttttgctggaaaaatggctgtgtttttctgtggcttggtgatgacctaacataatcgtttgtggtgcttttgctgtaaagcatatttgaaatcggacactgtggtgggattaacaacaagactacctttaaaacgatataggatacatgtatgtttgaggaattttaattatgagatttctgttgttttgaatttggcgccctgcactttcactggctgttgtcatatcatcccgttaacgggattacAGCTCTGAGAAGTTTTAAGACATTTTTATCCACCAGCACCTGGGAAAAAAATGAAGTGCAATGAGAGAGAAGTTGGACTCTATGTTCAGCTGTTCACCTGGTGATTGAACGGGTTACCAGGTGTCGATGGGGGGATGGCTCCTGGAGCCACCAGGGCTGGAATGGGGCTCTATACACAAGTTGGGGGAGACCCCATGGGGGGGCCCACACCCCCCCACCAAAGGCACCTGGGAACACAATGTAATTCAATGACAGAGCTATGCTGAAAAATGTCCTGCTTTCACTCCAGAGACTATGTCCAGCTGTGGTGATTGAACAAATTACCAGGTGTCTCCAGATCTCCATGACCCTGGGCGTACtctccctgccctgccctgccctgccctgccctgccctgccctgccctgccctgccctgccctgcctgcctgcctgccctctctctcagcctgtcaCTTCAGCTCGGTGCATCTGGTACCCTATAACACCCTGGTTATTCAAACCCCCAGGCCTCCATACATTCTCAACCGTGACCAAATGACAGACAAAGACAAGGGTGAAtttcaaagaaatgtactttattcATCAGTGAATCGTGGATTGTCCCTCAATTTGTGACGTTATGAGTTAAATTGTGGTACCGGTAGTGCCGTGCCTGCGTTTCCAGGGAGTGACACATATGGTCGGCCACGGCTCTGCGGTCTCTAACCGACCCTTGATTAATGTTCATTGTAGCAACGCTTCGTCGAAGTGTACCGAAGGTCACTACAGCGTTTGCGAAATTTTGCCCTG encodes the following:
- the LOC110498953 gene encoding uncharacterized protein LOC110498953; translation: MHTHTPTHIQKFSHTLPPSTEQAEMDLLKGSGKQVDAVIDKAAGVVKGKVGDMIGGGTKEPKKDQGIGEMVTDAVKGVAANAAKDSAADKAKSFGKSLLK